A segment of the Phaseolus vulgaris cultivar G19833 unplaced genomic scaffold, P. vulgaris v2.0 scaffold_34, whole genome shotgun sequence genome:
CCTatcgccgctgttcccctagctgcggcctcgtcaccggctccacccccccttgacaaagggaaaagggttttggagattctgtcagacgATGACGAATCGGAGGGTGTGGCTcccttcagaaggagaaaatccgcgcgggttcctcttccgGTAGAGGCATCGCcacagggagggaacccctttatggacaatcctccaagcgcaacctcactccctcctatggttctccaagaggaaaggggcgaaggtgttgaatctgcgccgcctctgccgccgcccgaaaccactgcttccccgaCTCCCGACGCTGCTGCCcccgacttcatcgccatccctcctccaatcatgcatctgatgaggggtttcagtggcgggactatgccagaaggtaccgataggagggaaggtatgcctttctatctgggggccttcttggcggtggctcttgaatggcgctcccaggccagaaacgctgtcatgcaagctcaaactctccaggccttggagaCGAAGGCATCTACCCTGGAGGAGGAGATGAGGATCCTGGGACATCAGAACGAGGCTTATTGTTCCTCCCTGAAgcaagcacaagagtccagggcagaaactgagaggaaactggcagaggccttggagctccaggctgacttctacgctcgtgaaGTTTCTCTCCAAGTGCAGGTggcgggtcttcaggaagtggtcaaagcggatgcagaa
Coding sequences within it:
- the LOC137817365 gene encoding uncharacterized protein, encoding MAMKSGAAASGVGEAVVSGGGRGGADSTPSPLSSWRTIGGSEVALGGLSIKGFPPCGDASTGRGTRADFLLLKGATPSDSSSSDRISKTLFPLSRGGGAGDEAAARGTAAIGEGELGVGSKSEPDGDVGDGLEAASAVTGGGGVGAGGRIGLATGLEETPALAARASFSAFANIILLEAPITDPTSRQAKQQGLVLEQLYGFTIQEEMRNASNIVQ